One Gemmatimonadota bacterium genomic window carries:
- a CDS encoding NadR-like protein, translating into MAPVPRRIVLTGSESTGKTTLAKALAGHLGTPWVPEFSRTYAESKGRPLTAADVEPIARGQAAAEPAALAGQGGGLIVFDTDLVSTVVYARHYYGAVPSWIGATIRRYPPSLYLLCDIDLGWIADGIRDRPAQRTAIHAEFRDTLCEFGFKPVEIQGTGAARLASAIEAVSQIRFLLT; encoded by the coding sequence ATGGCGCCGGTCCCTCGTCGCATCGTCCTGACCGGATCGGAATCGACCGGCAAGACCACCTTGGCCAAGGCCCTGGCCGGCCACCTCGGCACTCCCTGGGTTCCGGAGTTCTCCAGAACGTACGCGGAATCCAAGGGTCGACCGTTGACGGCTGCTGACGTCGAGCCGATTGCCCGAGGCCAAGCCGCCGCCGAGCCGGCCGCCCTGGCGGGTCAGGGCGGTGGGCTGATCGTGTTCGACACGGATCTGGTGAGTACCGTGGTATACGCCAGACACTACTATGGCGCGGTCCCGTCCTGGATCGGGGCGACGATCCGCCGCTATCCTCCTTCGCTCTATTTGCTTTGTGACATCGACCTGGGTTGGATTGCCGACGGCATTCGGGACCGGCCGGCTCAGAGAACCGCAATCCACGCAGAATTCCGTGACACCCTCTGCGAGTTTGGATTCAAGCCGGTTGAAATTCAGGGAACCGGTGCTGCGCGGCTGGCTTCCGCTATCGAAGCAGTCAGCCAGATTCGATTTCTCCTTACTTAG
- a CDS encoding nicotinamide riboside transporter PnuC has protein sequence MGFVHHRVLSRPPVLRRAVEGVGRGGRPGRQGCRLRIAESHRAVPSPISERSPRHRGFRRPVTTIAILKTVAVGFGLISVYLNARQNVMGWATGLVNVGLYSYLFFKDQLFALMGLQVFFFVISLYGWYHWLRGGETRKGLPVTSLSVAMGLGLTAVAAGGSLGLGWALDRFTPGQEPYLDSSISVVSMLGQWMMARKYVEAWWVWIGVNTVSVPFFAGRGDYLTAIQYAVFWGLAVSGLVQWRRSLVASS, from the coding sequence CTGGGATTCGTTCACCATCGGGTTCTATCGCGACCTCCAGTACTACGCCGCGCCGTCGAAGGTGTCGGCCGAGGAGGAAGACCGGGCCGCCAGGGCTGCCGGCTTCGAATCGCGGAATCACATCGGGCCGTACCTTCGCCAATTTCTGAACGGTCACCACGACACCGTGGGTTCCGTCGTCCGGTGACCACTATCGCGATCCTCAAGACCGTTGCCGTCGGGTTCGGCCTCATCTCGGTGTATCTGAACGCCAGGCAGAACGTGATGGGGTGGGCCACCGGGCTCGTCAACGTCGGACTGTACAGCTACCTCTTCTTCAAGGACCAGCTGTTTGCGCTGATGGGCCTGCAGGTCTTCTTCTTTGTGATCTCGCTCTACGGGTGGTATCACTGGCTTCGCGGCGGGGAGACTCGAAAAGGCCTTCCGGTGACGAGCTTGTCAGTGGCCATGGGCCTCGGGCTCACGGCCGTGGCGGCCGGCGGATCGCTCGGACTCGGCTGGGCACTCGATCGCTTCACGCCGGGCCAAGAGCCGTATCTCGATTCGTCGATCTCGGTGGTGTCGATGCTCGGGCAATGGATGATGGCCCGGAAGTATGTGGAGGCGTGGTGGGTGTGGATCGGGGTCAACACGGTGTCGGTGCCGTTCTTTGCGGGTCGGGGTGACTACCTGACCGCCATCCAGTACGCCGTGTTCTGGGGGTTAGCGGTCAGCGGATTGGTTCAATGGCGCCGGTCCCTCGTCGCATCGTCCTGA
- a CDS encoding methyltransferase domain-containing protein, with the protein MGADRGPGQADHRRRRRAVQRHDSSPERPGGHCPEEPRADSVTGAAEFGFTDESVPTSYDEFLVPRLFNPWAEALVHRLAPEPGLRALDVACGPGTVARVLARSLGPKGIVAASDSSPAMIARAESKPEVEDGAPIAYTLSPAAPLPYPDQSFDVVTCQQGLQFFPDARAALTEMRRVLTPRGRLGLSVWCPPEDCSVFFAFQQALRLADLPELADFMNVPFPRWTGEDLAGRARGVGFQSAGVVDETHDLVFEGGVPETLRAFSGTPIGPMLTKLTAAEMAGLVRAADQTFAPLMAGGTVRGPMRSWILEATA; encoded by the coding sequence GTGGGCGCCGATCGCGGCCCGGGTCAGGCAGATCATCGGAGGCGACGTCGAGCGGTTCAACGCCACGATTCGAGCCCGGAACGTCCCGGCGGTCATTGTCCCGAAGAACCGCGAGCCGATTCCGTGACCGGCGCCGCGGAGTTTGGGTTTACCGACGAATCGGTCCCGACCAGCTATGACGAGTTCTTGGTGCCCCGGCTGTTCAACCCGTGGGCGGAGGCACTGGTGCACCGGCTGGCGCCGGAACCCGGACTCCGGGCGCTCGACGTGGCCTGCGGGCCCGGCACCGTGGCCAGGGTCCTGGCTCGATCGCTCGGGCCAAAGGGAATCGTCGCGGCCTCAGACTCATCACCGGCGATGATCGCCCGGGCGGAATCGAAGCCGGAGGTCGAAGACGGCGCTCCGATCGCCTATACGCTCTCCCCGGCGGCGCCACTGCCGTATCCCGACCAGAGCTTCGACGTCGTCACCTGCCAGCAGGGACTGCAGTTCTTCCCCGATGCCAGAGCGGCGTTGACGGAAATGCGCCGGGTGCTCACGCCACGCGGGCGGCTCGGCCTGAGCGTCTGGTGCCCGCCGGAAGACTGCTCCGTGTTCTTTGCCTTCCAGCAGGCCCTTCGTCTGGCGGACCTGCCTGAGCTCGCCGATTTCATGAACGTTCCGTTCCCCAGGTGGACCGGCGAGGATCTGGCCGGCCGGGCCCGGGGCGTCGGCTTCCAGTCGGCCGGGGTGGTCGATGAAACCCACGACCTGGTCTTCGAAGGAGGCGTTCCGGAAACCCTCCGGGCCTTCTCGGGCACTCCGATCGGACCGATGCTGACCAAATTGACCGCAGCCGAGATGGCGGGGCTGGTCCGGGCCGCCGACCAGACCTTTGCGCCGCTGATGGCGGGCGGCACGGTCCGCGGCCCGATGCGATCCTGGATCCTCGAGGCAACCGCCTAA
- a CDS encoding glycosyl hydrolase, which translates to MSLRPSFRLGIVATLSLLALPSVAVAQRNRPTPSVAPAPPPDVNLLNGLAWRNVGPFRGGRATTITGVPGQPLVYYMGATGGGIWKTDDAGANWRPIADGQLKMGSVGALALAPDDPNVLYAGMGEAPVRGVSSSWGNGIYKTTDAGKTWNHLPGLRESRTIARVIVHPKNSDLVYVAVQGSRWGPSRDRGVHRSLDGGKTWKLLLTGDSLTGPSELTMDPTNPRVLYASMWDHQRLPWYVRSGGPGSGIWKTTDGGDTWTRLTKGLPGLMGKIGVAVSATLPSRVWAIVEAEQGGLYRSDDGGDSWRLVNSDRVLHARPWYYMRVTADPTNADVVYVINAPVMKSIDGGKSFTTLPDVHGDNHDLWINPANPMNLAKADDGGAAISFTGGVTWSSIMNQPTAQFYRVSVDSQYPYWLYSGQQDNSSVAMPNAVMGPGIGNEEFHSAGGCESAHVAFDVANPRYLYGNCYGGIISEYDRVLKTDRNVMAYPYLGLAEPSNLTKYRWNWSSPIVTSSHDRKVIYHGSNVVFRSADRGQSWVAISPDLTRNDRTKQGAGGGPITNEGAGGEVYGALYYLAESPHDASVLWAGTDDGLVQVTRDGGTTWNNVTPKGLPESLINMIEVSTFDPATAFMAVSRHKWNDNTPHVFKTTDYGASWTRLVTGFQDGDPVRVVREDPTVRNLLYAGTETGFFVSYDGGLAWQRLQLNLPHVPVTDIRVHQDDLVIATEGRAFWILDDIAPIRNLIAAGGTTGLTLFQPRTTVRTELGSNGTVPGMGKNAPQGALISFWAPTLDTATIAKLEILDAQNAVVRTFATDAKPAEGGKLTIKSGFNRVIWDLRREPPTRLAGVFGAEAGTATTGYRVAPGRYQVRLTIGKEIATKSVDVVADPRTNPSPADIRGQQEALARAYERIDEIHRRIITLRSIRDQVKALTDRTTGQPDGDSVATAGRALTAAIDSVEGVMINARARTFQDVINFRNGLNDQYLNLVAAIDGTDAPVTVGMRTRFDDLEKEWAPIAARVRQIIGGDVERFNATIRARNVPAVIVPKNREPIP; encoded by the coding sequence ATGTCCCTCCGGCCGTCATTCCGGCTTGGTATCGTTGCCACCCTGTCACTCCTTGCCCTGCCCTCGGTCGCGGTTGCCCAGCGGAACCGGCCCACCCCCTCGGTGGCACCCGCGCCTCCGCCGGACGTGAACCTGCTCAACGGCCTGGCTTGGCGGAACGTCGGCCCGTTCCGGGGCGGGCGGGCCACGACCATTACCGGGGTCCCCGGTCAGCCGCTGGTGTATTACATGGGGGCAACCGGCGGCGGGATCTGGAAAACCGACGATGCGGGGGCCAACTGGCGGCCGATTGCCGACGGCCAGCTGAAAATGGGCTCGGTCGGAGCGCTGGCGTTGGCGCCGGACGACCCCAACGTGCTCTATGCCGGCATGGGCGAAGCGCCGGTTCGTGGCGTATCGTCGTCCTGGGGCAACGGTATCTATAAGACCACCGACGCCGGCAAGACCTGGAATCATCTTCCCGGCCTTCGGGAAAGCCGGACCATTGCGCGGGTCATCGTCCATCCCAAGAACAGCGACCTGGTGTATGTGGCCGTTCAGGGCAGCCGGTGGGGCCCGAGCCGGGACCGCGGCGTGCACCGAAGCCTGGACGGCGGCAAAACCTGGAAGCTCCTCCTGACCGGCGATTCACTGACCGGCCCGAGCGAGCTCACCATGGACCCGACGAACCCCCGGGTGCTGTACGCCTCGATGTGGGACCACCAGCGGCTCCCGTGGTACGTGCGCTCCGGCGGCCCGGGCAGCGGGATCTGGAAGACGACCGACGGGGGCGACACCTGGACCCGCCTGACCAAGGGATTGCCGGGGCTCATGGGAAAGATCGGCGTCGCCGTGTCGGCGACCCTGCCGAGCCGGGTCTGGGCCATCGTCGAGGCCGAGCAAGGAGGCCTCTACCGTTCCGACGACGGCGGGGACAGTTGGCGGCTCGTCAATAGCGACCGGGTACTCCATGCCCGGCCCTGGTATTACATGCGGGTTACCGCCGACCCCACCAACGCGGACGTCGTCTACGTCATCAACGCCCCGGTCATGAAATCGATCGACGGCGGGAAGAGCTTCACGACCCTGCCCGACGTCCACGGCGACAACCACGATCTCTGGATCAATCCCGCCAATCCGATGAACCTCGCCAAGGCCGACGACGGCGGGGCGGCGATTTCGTTTACGGGTGGCGTCACCTGGTCGTCGATCATGAATCAGCCGACGGCCCAGTTCTATCGGGTCAGCGTGGACAGCCAATACCCGTATTGGCTCTACAGCGGGCAGCAGGACAACTCGTCGGTGGCCATGCCGAATGCGGTGATGGGCCCCGGCATCGGCAATGAAGAGTTCCACTCCGCCGGCGGCTGTGAGAGCGCCCACGTGGCATTCGATGTGGCCAACCCACGGTACCTCTACGGCAACTGTTACGGCGGGATCATCAGCGAGTACGACCGGGTGCTCAAGACCGACCGCAACGTGATGGCGTACCCGTATCTCGGCTTGGCGGAGCCCTCGAATCTGACCAAGTACCGGTGGAACTGGTCGAGTCCGATCGTCACCTCCTCGCACGACCGGAAGGTGATCTATCACGGGAGCAACGTGGTGTTCCGCTCCGCGGACCGGGGCCAGAGTTGGGTGGCTATCAGTCCCGACCTGACCCGAAATGACCGCACCAAGCAAGGCGCCGGCGGCGGCCCGATTACCAACGAGGGGGCCGGCGGCGAAGTCTATGGCGCGCTCTACTATCTGGCCGAGTCGCCCCATGACGCCAGCGTGCTCTGGGCCGGCACCGATGACGGACTGGTACAGGTCACTCGCGACGGCGGAACAACCTGGAACAACGTCACGCCCAAGGGCTTGCCCGAGTCGTTGATCAACATGATCGAGGTGTCGACATTCGATCCGGCCACCGCGTTCATGGCCGTGAGCCGTCACAAGTGGAACGACAACACGCCCCATGTCTTCAAGACCACCGACTACGGCGCGTCATGGACTCGGCTGGTGACCGGGTTCCAGGACGGCGATCCGGTTCGGGTGGTCCGGGAAGATCCAACCGTCAGGAACTTGCTCTATGCTGGGACCGAGACCGGGTTCTTCGTCTCCTATGACGGCGGCCTCGCGTGGCAACGGCTCCAACTCAATCTGCCGCACGTACCGGTCACCGATATCCGGGTTCACCAAGACGACTTGGTGATCGCGACCGAGGGGCGGGCATTCTGGATTCTCGATGACATTGCCCCGATTCGGAATTTGATCGCCGCCGGCGGAACCACCGGCCTGACACTGTTCCAGCCCCGGACCACGGTCCGCACCGAGCTCGGCAGTAACGGCACCGTGCCCGGCATGGGCAAGAACGCGCCGCAGGGCGCGTTGATCTCGTTCTGGGCTCCGACCCTCGATACCGCGACGATCGCCAAGCTTGAAATCCTCGACGCCCAGAACGCGGTCGTCCGCACGTTCGCCACCGACGCCAAACCGGCCGAGGGCGGCAAGCTCACCATCAAGTCAGGATTCAACCGGGTCATCTGGGATCTCCGGCGCGAGCCACCCACCCGGCTCGCCGGGGTGTTCGGGGCCGAAGCCGGAACCGCCACCACCGGCTACCGGGTGGCGCCGGGCCGCTATCAGGTCCGCCTCACCATCGGAAAGGAAATCGCCACCAAGAGCGTCGACGTCGTCGCGGACCCGCGGACCAATCCCTCCCCCGCCGACATCCGGGGTCAGCAAGAAGCGCTGGCCCGGGCCTACGAGCGGATCGACGAGATACATCGCCGGATCATCACGCTCCGCTCGATCCGCGACCAGGTCAAGGCGTTGACGGACCGCACCACCGGTCAACCGGACGGCGATTCGGTGGCCACCGCCGGTCGGGCCTTGACGGCGGCCATCGACTCCGTCGAAGGAGTCATGATCAACGCCCGGGCCCGAACCTTCCAGGACGTCATCAACTTCCGGAACGGGCTCAACGACCAATACCTGAATCTGGTGGCGGCCATCGACGGCACCGACGCGCCGGTAACCGTCGGGATGCGAACCCGGTTCGATGATCTCGAAAAGGAGTGGGCGCCGATCGCGGCCCGGGTCAGGCAGATCATCGGAGGCGACGTCGAGCGGTTCAACGCCACGATTCGAGCCCGGAACGTCCCGGCGGTCATTGTCCCGAAGAACCGCGAGCCGATTCCGTGA
- a CDS encoding Hpt domain-containing protein: MGLAFLVNPVEMAGFLSLRLGSRDHVEIRAVEGGLRLGLGGFLLVASRQDRWIRAALGSVILSGCGLAFGRGIGMVLERQVDRVQFGVLRLELGAAVVAFAAFNHARGAIETGFHEVRQALEAAGPAGLLAEIPADSTAFLEQIAPEREGLGRMLADRLVASFTADAPNRIQDLREAVGRGDAEAAQRIAQTLIGMCGLIGAEPLAKLAALVEADARLKRVGQAERYLEHLDVELARVQAELKR, encoded by the coding sequence GTGGGGCTCGCGTTTCTCGTCAATCCCGTGGAGATGGCGGGCTTCCTCTCGCTCCGGCTTGGGTCCCGCGATCACGTGGAAATTCGGGCGGTCGAGGGCGGTCTCCGACTGGGGCTCGGCGGGTTCCTCCTAGTGGCGAGCCGGCAAGATCGGTGGATCCGAGCCGCCCTCGGTTCGGTAATCCTCAGCGGATGCGGGCTGGCCTTCGGACGGGGGATCGGGATGGTCCTCGAACGTCAGGTCGATCGGGTTCAGTTTGGAGTGCTCCGGTTGGAGCTCGGGGCGGCCGTCGTAGCGTTCGCCGCATTCAACCATGCCCGCGGCGCCATTGAGACCGGGTTCCACGAGGTTCGCCAGGCGTTGGAAGCGGCGGGACCCGCCGGCCTCCTAGCCGAAATCCCGGCCGACAGCACCGCCTTCCTGGAGCAGATCGCCCCCGAACGAGAGGGTCTGGGCCGGATGCTGGCGGATCGCCTCGTTGCCTCGTTCACCGCCGATGCGCCGAATCGGATTCAGGACCTCCGGGAGGCCGTGGGCCGCGGCGACGCGGAAGCCGCCCAACGGATTGCCCAAACCTTGATAGGGATGTGCGGCTTGATCGGGGCCGAACCGCTCGCCAAATTGGCGGCGCTGGTAGAAGCCGACGCCCGCCTCAAGCGGGTCGGCCAAGCGGAGCGGTACCTGGAGCACCTCGACGTCGAGTTGGCCCGGGTCCAGGCCGAGCTCAAGCGGTAG
- the lspA gene encoding signal peptidase II, translated as MPIARKARIFWPVVLLVFLADCSTKDLAETHLVPWVSEPVVGDVFRLTLAYNPQAAMSISLGEQSRPIISLIVLIQIGVLGYLYRKSTNRDTIKVLAIALVIAGAVGNLVDRIRSPRGVVDFIDVGIGSIRFWTFNLADIGVTVGAVLLAWQLSRSEEPQPG; from the coding sequence ATGCCGATCGCCCGCAAAGCCAGGATTTTCTGGCCGGTCGTTCTCCTGGTGTTCTTGGCCGACTGTAGCACCAAAGACCTCGCGGAGACCCACTTGGTGCCGTGGGTCTCCGAGCCGGTGGTCGGGGATGTATTTCGCTTGACCCTGGCCTACAACCCTCAGGCCGCCATGAGCATCTCCCTCGGAGAGCAATCGCGGCCGATCATCAGCCTGATCGTGCTGATCCAGATCGGGGTCCTCGGCTACCTGTACCGGAAGAGCACCAACCGTGACACGATCAAAGTGCTGGCCATCGCCCTCGTCATCGCCGGGGCGGTCGGCAATCTGGTCGACCGGATCCGGTCGCCGCGCGGGGTGGTGGATTTCATCGACGTCGGCATCGGATCGATTCGGTTCTGGACCTTCAATCTCGCCGACATCGGCGTGACGGTCGGTGCCGTGCTGCTGGCGTGGCAATTGTCCCGGAGTGAGGAACCACAACCTGGATGA
- a CDS encoding amidase has translation MNRRNFVAGVSGSVLGARVLVGTTSNLGMPSAESSVAELQAGMQSGAYTAREVTEMYLARIESIDRRGPAVNSVIEVNPEAIGIAESLDQERRAGRVRGPLHGITILIKDNIDTADRMQTTAGSLALEGSIAPKDAGIVDRLRAAGCVLIGKTNLSEWANFRSSNSSSGWSGRGGQTKNPYVLDRTPCGSSAGSGAAGAAALATITIGTETDGSIVCPSSINGLVGIKPTVGLWSRAGIIPISHTQDTAGPMCRSVADAAALLGPLTGVDPRDPATTASRGHSETDYRRFLDPAGLRGARIGVMRKHMNISAKTEAVYDAAIAAIKAAGATIVDSVDLADPGPLGAAEWQVLAYEFKAGVEAYLGSLGSTAKHRTLADLIAFNLANRTREMPHFAQETFDLAAKMGPLSSPKYRTLLATCRRLARTEGLDRRFNQHRLDALISVTSGPAWPIDLVNGDRFTGGSSTYAAVAGYPNITVPMGQIGGLPVGLSFVGRAWSEGRLIQLAYGFEETTKARMVPTFRTTIG, from the coding sequence ATGAACCGGCGCAATTTCGTGGCGGGCGTGAGTGGATCGGTGCTCGGCGCTCGGGTGCTGGTCGGGACGACGTCCAACCTCGGCATGCCCAGCGCCGAGTCATCGGTCGCCGAACTCCAAGCGGGGATGCAATCCGGAGCGTACACCGCCCGTGAGGTAACCGAGATGTACCTGGCCCGGATCGAGAGCATCGACCGGCGCGGTCCGGCGGTTAACTCCGTCATCGAGGTCAATCCGGAAGCGATCGGCATCGCGGAATCGCTCGATCAGGAGCGGCGGGCCGGACGGGTTCGCGGACCGCTGCACGGGATCACGATTCTGATCAAGGACAACATCGACACCGCCGACCGCATGCAGACGACGGCCGGCTCGTTGGCCCTCGAGGGATCGATCGCACCCAAAGATGCCGGTATTGTCGACCGGCTCCGGGCCGCCGGATGCGTTCTGATCGGCAAGACCAACCTCAGTGAGTGGGCCAACTTCCGGTCCAGTAATTCGTCGAGCGGGTGGAGCGGCCGGGGCGGGCAGACCAAGAACCCGTACGTCCTCGACCGGACCCCCTGCGGATCGAGCGCCGGGTCGGGGGCCGCCGGGGCCGCCGCCTTGGCCACGATCACCATCGGAACCGAAACCGACGGCTCGATCGTCTGTCCGTCCTCGATCAACGGGTTGGTGGGCATCAAACCGACCGTTGGGCTGTGGAGCCGGGCCGGCATCATTCCGATCTCCCATACCCAGGATACCGCGGGCCCGATGTGCCGGAGCGTGGCCGATGCCGCCGCGCTCCTTGGCCCGCTCACCGGCGTCGACCCGCGCGATCCCGCCACCACCGCGAGCCGCGGGCACTCGGAGACCGACTATCGCCGGTTCCTCGATCCGGCCGGCCTCCGGGGAGCCCGGATCGGCGTAATGCGAAAGCACATGAACATCAGCGCCAAGACCGAGGCGGTCTACGACGCGGCCATCGCGGCGATCAAGGCGGCCGGCGCCACCATCGTCGACTCCGTGGACTTGGCCGATCCCGGTCCACTCGGCGCGGCGGAATGGCAAGTCCTGGCCTATGAGTTCAAGGCCGGCGTCGAGGCCTATCTCGGATCGTTAGGCAGCACCGCCAAGCACCGGACACTCGCGGATCTCATCGCGTTCAATCTGGCCAATCGGACCCGGGAAATGCCCCACTTTGCCCAGGAAACATTCGACTTGGCCGCCAAGATGGGCCCGCTCTCGAGCCCCAAGTACCGGACCCTGCTGGCCACCTGCCGGCGGTTGGCTCGGACCGAAGGCCTCGATCGGCGGTTCAACCAGCACCGGCTCGATGCCTTGATTTCGGTCACGTCCGGGCCGGCCTGGCCGATCGACCTCGTCAACGGCGATCGCTTCACCGGCGGAAGCTCAACCTACGCCGCGGTAGCGGGTTATCCGAACATCACGGTGCCCATGGGTCAGATCGGCGGCCTGCCGGTCGGCTTGTCGTTCGTGGGCCGGGCGTGGAGCGAGGGCCGCCTGATACAACTGGCCTATGGGTTCGAAGAAACCACCAAAGCCCGCATGGTTCCGACCTTCCGGACCACCATCGGCTGA
- a CDS encoding DNA alkylation repair protein gives MPTELSPIAKAIRAQLSRHKDPRAAAGAKAYMKSEMPFYGVAAPELRKICGAVFEAHPISMAADWRRIIAELWDLATHREERYAAIELAAYPPYQRFISLASLPLCRRMIQEGAWWDYVDSLAHRVAVLLATYPDRVKPTLRAWARHENIWLRRVAIISQVGFREQTDVGLLHDCIAPSLQAPEFWLRKAIGWALREHAKANPEDVRQYLVAHQADLSPLSRKEAMKGFTFVKKHGTLRQTNRSGK, from the coding sequence ATGCCAACGGAACTGAGTCCTATCGCCAAGGCAATTCGGGCTCAATTATCCCGACACAAGGACCCCAGGGCAGCCGCCGGCGCCAAGGCCTACATGAAGTCCGAGATGCCGTTCTACGGAGTGGCGGCCCCGGAACTTCGGAAGATCTGCGGCGCGGTGTTCGAGGCCCACCCCATCAGCATGGCCGCCGACTGGCGCCGGATCATTGCCGAGCTCTGGGATCTGGCCACCCATCGCGAAGAGCGGTACGCCGCCATCGAATTGGCCGCCTACCCGCCGTACCAGCGGTTCATCTCCCTGGCCTCCCTGCCGTTGTGTCGCCGGATGATCCAGGAAGGGGCTTGGTGGGATTACGTCGATAGCCTGGCTCATCGGGTGGCCGTGCTTCTCGCCACTTATCCGGACCGGGTCAAGCCGACGCTCCGGGCCTGGGCCCGGCACGAGAACATCTGGCTCCGCCGGGTCGCGATCATCAGTCAGGTCGGATTTCGGGAACAAACCGACGTCGGATTGCTCCACGACTGCATTGCCCCGTCACTCCAGGCCCCTGAGTTCTGGCTCCGCAAAGCCATCGGCTGGGCCCTCCGGGAGCACGCCAAGGCCAACCCTGAGGATGTTCGCCAGTACCTCGTGGCGCACCAAGCCGACTTATCGCCTCTGTCCCGCAAAGAAGCCATGAAGGGCTTCACCTTCGTGAAAAAGCACGGTACTCTTCGGCAGACTAACAGGAGTGGCAAATGA
- a CDS encoding S9 family peptidase, with the protein MMRRIVVGLVVISAFGARRSALGQAAAVAERVVSVGSLVAGEGPLWSPDGSRILYPSSLGGGAIWSVGVDGGAPVRVTREIATGLVRLAPRGDVLVYLSDKGGNPEIWLWNLAAGTDRRLTNLGARINALSWSPDGKTIAFSALRYGQFDLWSVDVATGKVLQVTSDPRYETYPVWTPDGRSLLYIRSDDRWADHEIMMVPAAGGASRVIATDQDLFDYGTMSPRARFGYPLLSPDGKSVLFRSHRSGWINYWVAGLDGGAPRQLAPEAADQSDAKWSPDGSSVVFASLHNGTQDLRIVAATGGAARIVVPVTRGVAASPEWSPDGSKIAFTLATPTRPADLYLVAAAGGATKALTTSITPEIEKTLIAPEKVTYQSDGFTITGYLYRPALIRPGEKLPGILYIHGGPTGQFSDTYLPQAQFLAQMGYAVLAPNIRGSSGYGKAFEDANNPCWTHCDLRDVVQGVALLKTLPYVQASRMGITGNSYGGIMSMGAIAHAPGVFQAAAPQSGYADWIGFQSYNTELQHSKLNAYEWGPYPDSAAVYRRNSSIFSAAAVTTPAFVLHGDGVTQAWRPGVYPIPASLEFVHALDRLNKVVKYKVYPGETYYVGGRENSKQVLLDLLEWFDQYLKDS; encoded by the coding sequence ATGATGCGACGGATCGTGGTGGGGCTCGTGGTGATCTCGGCATTCGGCGCTCGGCGCTCGGCGCTCGGCCAGGCGGCGGCGGTGGCGGAGCGGGTGGTTTCGGTGGGGTCGCTGGTGGCGGGCGAGGGGCCGCTATGGAGCCCGGATGGGAGCCGGATTCTTTATCCGTCGTCGCTCGGCGGGGGGGCGATCTGGAGCGTGGGGGTGGATGGCGGGGCTCCCGTCCGAGTCACCCGGGAGATCGCGACCGGACTCGTCCGCCTCGCTCCCCGGGGCGACGTCCTCGTGTACCTGAGCGACAAGGGGGGCAACCCCGAGATCTGGCTCTGGAATCTCGCGGCCGGCACCGACCGCCGGCTCACCAATCTGGGCGCCCGGATCAATGCCCTGAGCTGGTCGCCGGACGGGAAGACCATCGCGTTCTCGGCCCTGCGGTACGGTCAATTCGACCTCTGGAGCGTCGACGTCGCCACCGGCAAGGTGCTTCAGGTTACCAGCGACCCACGCTACGAAACCTACCCCGTGTGGACCCCCGACGGCCGGTCATTGCTTTACATTCGCTCGGACGACCGCTGGGCCGACCATGAGATCATGATGGTACCGGCGGCGGGAGGCGCGTCCCGAGTCATCGCCACCGATCAAGACCTGTTCGACTACGGCACCATGAGCCCCCGAGCCCGGTTCGGATATCCGCTGCTTTCCCCCGATGGGAAATCGGTCCTCTTCCGGTCGCACCGAAGCGGCTGGATCAACTATTGGGTCGCCGGCCTCGACGGCGGGGCCCCGCGGCAACTCGCCCCGGAAGCGGCCGACCAAAGTGATGCGAAATGGTCGCCTGACGGCTCCTCGGTGGTCTTTGCGTCGCTCCACAACGGAACCCAAGACCTTCGAATCGTCGCGGCAACCGGCGGGGCCGCCCGGATCGTCGTGCCGGTCACCCGGGGGGTGGCCGCCTCACCCGAGTGGTCTCCGGACGGGAGCAAGATCGCGTTTACACTCGCCACCCCGACCCGGCCCGCGGATCTCTATCTCGTCGCCGCGGCCGGGGGAGCGACCAAGGCCCTGACCACGTCGATCACCCCGGAAATCGAGAAGACCCTCATCGCTCCGGAAAAAGTCACCTATCAAAGCGACGGGTTCACGATCACGGGCTATCTCTACCGCCCGGCCCTGATCCGCCCGGGGGAAAAGCTCCCCGGTATCCTCTACATCCACGGCGGCCCGACCGGACAGTTCAGCGACACCTACTTGCCGCAGGCCCAGTTCCTGGCCCAGATGGGCTACGCCGTCCTGGCCCCGAACATTCGGGGCAGTTCCGGCTACGGGAAGGCCTTCGAGGACGCCAACAACCCGTGTTGGACCCATTGCGACCTTCGGGACGTGGTCCAGGGTGTGGCCTTGCTCAAGACGCTCCCCTACGTCCAGGCCTCCCGGATGGGCATTACCGGCAACAGCTACGGCGGGATCATGAGCATGGGAGCCATCGCCCACGCGCCCGGGGTGTTTCAGGCGGCGGCGCCCCAATCGGGCTACGCTGATTGGATCGGTTTTCAGAGCTACAACACCGAGCTTCAGCATTCGAAGCTCAATGCCTACGAATGGGGCCCCTACCCGGACAGCGCCGCGGTCTACCGGCGGAATTCCTCGATCTTCTCGGCGGCAGCGGTCACCACGCCGGCCTTCGTGCTCCATGGCGACGGGGTTACCCAGGCGTGGCGGCCGGGCGTCTACCCGATCCCGGCCTCCCTCGAGTTCGTCCATGCCCTCGACCGGCTCAACAAGGTCGTCAAATACAAGGTCTACCCGGGGGAGACCTACTACGTGGGCGGGCGGGAGAACTCGAAACAGGTCCTGCTCGATCTCCTGGAGTGGTTCGACCAGTACCTCAAGGACAGTTAG